The window TCTTCGGCGACACTGTCAAATTCCTGTAAAATCGACTTCTGTTTCTGCGTCAAATTTTTCGGCACTTCAATCGTCATGCGCACAAACTGGTCGCCGCGCCCGTGCCCGCCGATACGCGGAATTCCCTTGCCTTTCAGCTTGAAAACGTCGCCGGGCTGCGTGCCCTCGCGCACCTGATAGCTGACGCGGCCGTCAATGGTCGGTACAACCACCTCGGCGCCAAGTGCAGCCTGTGTATAGGTAATCGGCACCTCGCACCACACATCATTTCCGCGCCGCTCGAAGATGGGATGCGGACGCACATTTACATAAACGCGCAAATCGCCGCCCGGGCCTCCGTTTGTTCCGGAGTTCCCCTGACCGCCCACGCTGAGAATCTGTTCGTTGTCAATACCCGCCGGAATATTAATTTCAATTGTCTTTTGTTTGCGTACGCGGCCGGTTCCGCCGCAGGTTCCGCAGGGACTGTCAATGATCTTTCCGGCGCCGCCGCAGCGGTCGCAGCTTCTGCTTGTCTGCACCACGCCAAACGGTGTGCGCTGGTTAATGCGAACCTGTCCTGTACCGTTGCAGTTCGGACAGGTTTTTGCGGATGTGCCTTTTTTCGCACCGCTGCCGCCGCAGTCATCACAGGTTTCAATTTTTTGAAAGGATACATTTTTCTTGCAGCCCTTTGCCGCTTCTTCAAAGCTTATGTTCACCGTCGCCTCGGTATCACTGCCGCGCCGCGGAGCGTTCGGGTTTGCGGAACGCCCGCCGCCAAAGCCGCCGCCGAAGAAGCTGTTGAATATGTCGCCCAGATCAATATCGCCGGTAAACGGGCTGCCGCCGCCGAAATTGGGGTCAACGCCCGCGTGACCGAATTGATCGTAGCGCGCTTTTTTATCCTTATCGGAAAGCACTTCGTATGCTTCATTTACCTCTTTGAATTTTGCCTCGGCTGTCTGATCGCCCGGGTTCAAATCCGGGTGATACTGCTTCGCTAGCTTGCGGTAAGCCTTTTTGATCTCGTCATCCGTGGCATTTTTGGGTACGCCCATAACCTCATAAAAATCCCTTTTATCAGCCAAACCAAATCACTCCTAAAATAGATGAAAAATGAACAAATGAAGGAGGAAGATTTTCCGTGGCGTTCCTTCAAAATGCATTTTACTGTTCGCTCTGAAATTGCCGCTCAATCCATGATTGCCAGCTCCTCTTTCGGGGAGCTGGCCACCACAATCATTCATCTTTCATGAATCAATATTCATTGATAAAAAGCACACAGAGATTACTTTTTACTATCGTCGTTCACGTCCTTGTATTCGGCATCGTAAACGTTTCCGCC of the uncultured Caproiciproducens sp. genome contains:
- the dnaJ gene encoding molecular chaperone DnaJ, giving the protein MADKRDFYEVMGVPKNATDDEIKKAYRKLAKQYHPDLNPGDQTAEAKFKEVNEAYEVLSDKDKKARYDQFGHAGVDPNFGGGSPFTGDIDLGDIFNSFFGGGFGGGRSANPNAPRRGSDTEATVNISFEEAAKGCKKNVSFQKIETCDDCGGSGAKKGTSAKTCPNCNGTGQVRINQRTPFGVVQTSRSCDRCGGAGKIIDSPCGTCGGTGRVRKQKTIEINIPAGIDNEQILSVGGQGNSGTNGGPGGDLRVYVNVRPHPIFERRGNDVWCEVPITYTQAALGAEVVVPTIDGRVSYQVREGTQPGDVFKLKGKGIPRIGGHGRGDQFVRMTIEVPKNLTQKQKSILQEFDSVAEEKNYQKRKNFIDKIKDMFGE